Part of the Bicyclus anynana chromosome 3, ilBicAnyn1.1, whole genome shotgun sequence genome is shown below.
tgtAATATTGAGTTAGCTATTAATTGTTACGTGGATCTATACGACACGTTTACAAATCGTGAGCaagaaagaataaataaaaaggaaatattaaactttAGAGGTTATAAATTCGACATGACGACATGACTCTAGGGTTGACAGTAGAGTAGACAGTGACAGTTGACAGTTTTGCTTTTGCTAGTTGCTTGTGGTTCTAGTCCATATATAAAAAGTACTCTGTGTTCTAGTCTTTTTGTACCGacattttaatacaaaagaTTCGGCTCTTCCTAGCTTTGGCAAGGCAAAAACCGCCAGGCGTCGAATCTTCAGACGAATTGTATAGCGacctatcatcatcagcctTACTTTACAGAAGGTACCcctaacgtctagcgaggcaggttcctataattggtctgagaacgGATGCTATGAAAGCGTCTATTACTTTTTCTTTCTACGAAAAAATGTCTCGTTGGAATTGACAGAACCACAGACTCCTAAGTTAGACATTTGTTTAGTGTTTGCCAATAGTTTTCAAGGTAAATTCCCTTTAATTCGGGAAAACATCTAATTACAACGTTTTTAATATCGTATTAGGTTTTTAAGAACTTAATGACCGTGTTCAATAtgttaatcaaaaagtaataaaataagtagacATTATCTCGCTGTCAAGCAACTGAAGCCAAATAATGGCGCCGAGGGTTTATCTGAGTGTGAAGTGTACCTACTGCCAAATATCGGATCGCCATTAATTAATGGCAATCAGTCTTCATAATTACGTGCATCTGTGTGTGTATCGGCATTTACTTATTTATGCGACCTGGTAGAATGGGGCTgcgtcactttttagtttaggagacggtgtctggactttttattgCGTCTATGATATTGATTTAATCAGAAATTCACAAGCATTCGTAATAAAGCCCTTTATTttgaaaggagatcattcacgctccatacatttttgggctcttttttaagtgccggccaacaaaaaaaaatggcacgactcgttagaattagccatttggagcaacagctgatttggctgaaaagttgtaggGTGGCTCTGAACccagttatacaggttcgaacAGTTGGTTCAGATCAAACCTACAACATTTGTGTCATACTAAATATTGCTCGAAATGGTtagttctaatgatacgtacagttttaattttcttaGCGGGtgcttttgaaaatcgacaaaatattagctattactccaaatggcaagttctaacgattcatgccatttttttgttggccggcacttttaaaaagggcccaaaatgaatgatctcctttacaagataaaagtaatacaaacatattatattatagtattatgtACCTAGTTATAAAGTTTCATTGAAATGccggtaggtacctattttatgcgtttatttagaaagaaataaaatctctTAATTACATAGACGTAGGttataaaaatttcaactaaaaAGTGACGTACCTCAATTTGGCCGTTCATATAAATGTGCACATAATATGAAGACAGACCGATCATCATTAATTTCCTGTATCTAGCAACACTCGTCACGCATAGATACTCGGCGCCATTGTTATGGtgattcattcagtagtttgaTAGGACAGCgagataccgtctgcctattttattaGTCCATGCCCAATTATATCATACTATTGGGAAATCGGTGTATGGTTATGGCAATATTTGTATTGACATCACAGCTGTTCGTGTTCGTTTCGTCTGCCTGTGTTCTGTGTCGCttgatacaattttattttattaattagacagtgagtgaaattctgttttcctAACGATTTACAGGGATTTTAGAGCTACCACTAGATATATTTTCTTTTCCTCAATAGTGTGCCAGGTTGGCTAACGTTCTATAAACATAATCAAATCACACTTATTTCTCTTGCATTCTCATTTTTATTGAACATCAAGTGCATGTACTTGCTGCTGTGATATTGCAATCGTCTGTTTTTGTTGTTGTATGTAGCCGTATATTGCAGGTGCAATCTTATGTAGGATCGTTACGAAGCTCGTAAGCGAAAGTAACTCAAATACTATGCCTCTTTTTGGTAAGTCTCAGAAGAGCCCTGCGGAGTTAGTGCGATCTTTGAAAGATGCTGTAACTGCGCTAGAAAGAGGCGATAAGAAAGCAGAGAAGGCTCAAGAGGATGTCAGCAAGAATTTGGTAAGTAATACTAACTATGATTTTGGCACCATACAGTATATTTTTGACAGATCTTAatgtaacataattttatttacaaaaaaaatatgtgatgtGATTTTTACATATGTTTGATTAGTATTTCTATGGataacaaaaaatctaaatataaatccATTGTCATACTTCTTATAAGAGTACATTGTCATgcgaaattaaatttataaactaaAGGTAAATTTCTTTATTGTGTTAATGTTGATTTCAGAACCCAATATTATTAAaccttttattacatttttatcaagtcatatattaagatttatatattattctacagtagcacagattaatcaataattaataggCTGCTAGACTGTATGAAAcaagccattccaaatacaaaattcaaacacgaatacattctcgagtcagcaTCGCATCAGAAATTTTCACtaactattttaaaaactgttcacaaaaacaaaacaaacaagatggagtatttttttttatagtaaataatgattacaatattaatttatgtaaatattgttagtgttaaatttttaaatacaaaattatgaacatGTGCATCAGTATGCACGCACAGTCATGCAGATGCATGCAGTCTGTCCacccgttgcccgcatatcatgggagtgttattaacaaacttgccagactatagttagTTGGAACAAGTGTTTGGAAAATGCAATGGACTTTAACACTTTTgctgcagcactgattttttGTACTTACCTCTGGTGTGGTATGatgtccatcgacctcgtaactcttgaacatCCAAgacgtacaaggtcaattgacctcgtagcACAGCAAACGTGTTAAATGAAATGGAATTGAAAGTCCTTTGTCaagtgataatgataaaattaaatgtgaactTCTTTGGTACAGGTATTGATCAAGAATATGCTGTACGGTACATCTGACACTGAACCGCAAACTGATATCATAGTAGCTCAGCTGGCACAGGAGTTGTACAACACTAATCTCCTGCTTCTACTCATTCAAGTAATATATTTCTGTTTAATTTAATGTGAGTGTCAGAGTGTTCATTTGGATGTGTGAGaaactatttaaaatgttattgaaacaaatatgttgttgtaaataatattgaaatagataaattacttaacacttttgctgcggcactgatttttgtGTACTTTTTCTGGTGCCGTACAAGGTACTTTGAACTCATACTAAAACTATATAGTGCGGAacgaggtccattgacctcATAATTCTTGGACACGCTAGACaaacgaggtcaattgacctcgtacctcTGCAAACTAGTTAACTCAAGTGGATTTGtccgaaaaaaaaacagaaacatTGTGAGTTAAGATCAATTTAGGGTTTTATGTTCTTTGTATAGACTCAGGTTTGGGCTGGTTTTGGCTACCATTAAACTGATATTAAGAAGCAACAAATTTGTAGCATTCAGcaattttacatttacagtaaataaataatttttcttttaagatatAACAATAGAGCAAAGTTCAAGATATACTTTTTCCTACTTTGaactacttttttttactttgaagaaatttaattacaatgttaatttacaatttactcAGATTGTCAGTAAGTTATTGTCCAAATCTACCAAATTTAAATTGTGTTAAATTAACACAGTTCTTCTACACAAGGAAAACTTAATCAGGTTTCTGTTTctcctataaattaaattaatttgacagTTGAAAAGTATAATATGTGCTAAGGAggaggatttatttattattcaaaattttaattacaaatgttaCTAAATTAAAGTAATCatgtataattgtaatattttattatggcaCTTAGTGTAGTTTGGAATGTTTTGTGTATAGACCCACATTGCTTGTGGATAATCCTTTTTTTTCCAGAATTTGGCTATTACAGTGCTGTATATTGGGATACCCTCAGCATAATTTGGACAATGTTACATTTTATAACAAAGTATAATTTCTGTTTAGAATTTGAACCGCATTGACTTTGAAGGAAAAAAGGATGTGGCCCAAGTGTTCAACAATGTTCTTAGACGTCAAATTGGCACCCGGTCCCCGACTGTTGAGTACATATGTACGAAACCGGAGATTTTATTCACCTTAATGTCTGGGTAAGACTCAATATAACTATATATTCTGTACTTTATTTACTGAAATTAATAGAGATAATTATTACATTGCAAATTCTAATACAATGTTGACAACAACATCTCCAATGGATTCTCTAGTTTCTGAAACCTTggaacatattaaaataaattaaacagggGTTTTTTTAATCAGACTTTTTTTTGTCATTGGTGTATGCAGTTTGGTTTTAACTTCCTTGACTTTTTCATATACTTAAATGTAACTttttataatgtacataatttcaaataaatgaaatatattgtgACCTCAatgcatttaatttaaatgtatttgtaaTAAGTCACTATCCAGTTAGACAACTGTTCAAGGGAGTAAAAAAGGTGGTAAACCCAAGATTAGAAAAACATTAGAACTATGGACTGTGTGTGTTGTAAAAACAAACatgttaattaatgaatatccatactaataatataaatgttagtCCTTCCGTCTGTTTGTGTATTTACATGGATGAACCGCTGATATTAATGGCTTTTGgtatatagagataaattggaccttgaaaCAGAAAATACGCTTCTTTTCATTCTGTATTTATAATCCATTTCCTGTGAgctttgtgaaaaaaaattcaagtaagGGGTGTCCATTAATATTATCAATGTGAAATTCTGTTACCGTTTATGagttttatgttaataatatgaattttcaCATAGAGATAGAACCTTGtcccagaaaaataaaaatccggtgcgcgaaatttattattattgtttttttacatgTTACTAGCAgttagggatccgtagaacattttgtacaactgattactatttttaatttttttatttacgaaaattcatcgtcacatcgagatgaagctactcacgaaaaattacttaatagtaatcagttgtacaaaatgttctacggatccctgactactAGTAACATGTAACTAATACAGCGGTAAACATTTAATGTAATCAACATTTCCTTACAGATACGAGCATCAGGAAATAGCTTCAAACTGTGGCACAATGTTGCGGGAGTGCGCCAGATATGAAGCCTTAGCTAAGATAATGTTGTATTCAGATGATTTTTACAATTTCTTTCGTTATGTAGAAGTATCAACTTTTGATATTGCCTCAGATGCCTTTTCTACTTTTAAGGTtggtttattattaatataatatatactttattCCATAtatagatagcccagtggatatgacctctgccgccaattccggagggtgtgggtgcgaatctggtccggggcatgcacctccaacttttcagttgtgtgcattttagaaattaaatatgacgtgtctcaaacggttaaggaaacgcatcgtgaggaaacctgcataccagagaattttctttattctctgcgtgtgtgaagtctgccaatccaaattgggccagcgtggtggactattggcctaacctctctcattctgggagcagactcgagctcagtagtgagccgaatatgggttgattatgatatTATTCTATCATTtagctataattttattaaaattaaccttTTGATAACCAACATTTTATTACTATATATGTTAGGTAtaacttatattattactactaaAAAATCCTGATTTCAGTTTTCCTTATAAATTGTAGTAGAgaataaatagtataaatcttaggtttaaaatatatgacattTTCAAGAGATCCCAATTTGCATTTGCAGTTAAAAagttgtgtattttttaatacacgCGTAGGCGTAGATACTATAGCCgataaattaagtaggtacattcgtaaatgaaatgaaatgaaaatttattatttatagttttacagTCACTGATgtggctgagaccttcttttaagtaaaaacctgtgtcagaaggtctcgtaaaatataatcattacgtaaaatatattcataaatttaatagttaatttttagTTTCACTTGATAAGGTATGAGGAAAAACAACGTACgttatatttacaaattaactTTGCTTGCATacaagcagtggcgtagcgtgtgtTTGGGGGGTccagtatcaaaattagttaagggCCCAATAGACAAAACCGAAAATTCTCAAATAGTTCCCAAtagttacaatattttacatagtATTGATGAGTTAAGAGGGTTAGGTTTACATTTtggttgattattttttttcataatgcaTCAGAATAAGCGGGTTACATTGTGTgttggattacattttactaatatttgcTTTGACAGGTAAGGGGCCTCTCCTctctttacaagcacttttgaaatgtcaagttatgtgATGATTTGTCATgatttgaaaagtcaagttatgtcatgagtCCGGGGGGCCCGTATCAATCATACGCCCCTGTATACAAGTAGTAAATGAAGTtctccaaaccggtggtagaatctttacaaatagtcaatcgAAGTGTGAAGaagtgaaataaatgatttttgatttgatttaattgatTTAGATTCACATTTCTGTTCCAGGAATTATTGACTCGTCACAAAATGCTGTGCGCCGAGTTTTTAGAAGCCAATTACGATAAGGTGTTTAGCCATTATCAACGATTATTGAACTCGGAAAACTACGTGACTCGACGGCAGAGTCTCAAGTTGTTAGGAGAATTGCTACTCGATCGACACAACTTCTCTATAATGACGCGCTACATCACAAACCCCGACAACCTGAAGCTGATGATGAATATGTTAAAGGAGAAATCACGCAATATACAGTTCGAGGCGTTTCACGTTTTTAAGGTAATTTGAAACATTTTATGAAACCTATTAGTTAAAGATTGACAAATGGTcacatttttgttattttacaaaacaaggcgtaaaattattattttgtcatttttggtaaattgatttttaaaatggttaatatttaaataatcaaacGTTACTTTCAGATGACAAAAATGTTGATTAGTTAAAATGTTATGCTGGTTGCAAGCTATAagacgttcgctgcggtacgaggtcaattgacctcgtaagtatagcttctttaaaagttacgaggtcgacggacctcgtaccacaccacaaagttatagtacgaggtcaaaaaacctcgtaacgcaccagagtacagaaaaatcagtgccgcagcgaacgtgttaaataaagtttatagtTGGTattactgtttaatatttacttactttatatcAGGAGTCTTTGTTGGGCCACCGCTCCACAGACTCTCCTACAGTAAAGGGTGATTTGTAGCTGATATCCACCAGACTAGTCTAATTCTGGTTTTTAAGTTTAGTGTGATAATGATTCATACTGTACCATGAGTTCATCATAATGATCGGGTCGGTCAGCTGTGATTTCAATAATGACTTTCATAACCCAGGCCTCGAACCTGAGACCTCagtacgtataaataaaatattgaaatgtctgtcggtgatttcaaaataactgtcttTTCAAGTGCTAAGctatttacacaatacaaaaacaataaagcttttttaaatttccaagtctttctgtttgtccgggctaatcttcgGAACACTGATcagattttaatgggactttaacTGACAAAGATAGAGGCtatagagcaacatataggtaactatcatcccgaaaaaatacatggttcccgagggatttgtgtaaaatataatttcacgCGTATATACGAAGTCTTATATCATATCCCAATTATCATCAatgaaattgccaagctatcttggcaagttcattgatgacactcccatgatatgcgggcgacgggaggggaaggactgGGCGAGTATGAGGATATGCGCGAGGGGCAGGGGGAAGGATTGCGCTGGTATGAGGACGTTGCCGAGGGGcagggggaaggactgcgcggatatgaagtcgtgcgcgcggggcatcgctatcccccacccggcccgcgcggaccatcgggattgttacaaacgaatttgccaaatatgaattacaatatttttgtttctgttCAGTTGCTTACAACTTTATTTACAAACGAAACTGTTACTTTGCAGGTGTTTGTAGCCAATCCAAATAAACCAAAACCAATTCTGGACATTCTGTTAAGGAATCAAGACAAGTTGGTGGACTTCCTCACAAAGTTCCACACGGATCGCTCCGAAGACGAACAGTTCAATGACGAGAAAGCTTATCTAATAAAGCAAATCAAAGAGCTCAAGCCATTAGAAcactaacatttattttattgcattttattaaattcgcCACTTCCTCCTCAAAAGAAGTTAGTTATAGATGctattatatttaaacgcttCTAAGTCACCAGAGGGTATAGTATCGCGCTGAGATAGGTCAAGTCGCaacaagaaaacaaaacaaactgtaACGCCTCTGCCAAACGGGTAACAAGAATCGAACTTGTTACAAGTACCGAATATGTAACAAGCACCGAACATGTAACAAGTACCGAACATGTAACAAGTATCgaatatgtaacaaatatcgaACATGTAACAAGTATCGAACATGTAACAAGTATCAAACATGTAACAAGTATCGAACATGTAACAAGTATCGAACATGTAACAAGTATCGAACATGTAACAAGTATCAAACATGTAACAAGTATCAAACATGTAACAAGTATCAAACATGTAACAAGTTTCGAACATGTACTAGTACCGGACTCGTAATAAGTGCCCAACTGTAACAAGTACCGAACTTGTAACAAGAACCGAATATGTAACAATTACCGAAATTGTAACAAGTACCGAACATGTAACAAGTATCGAACATGTAACAAGTATCGAACATGTAACAAGTATCGAACAATTATTACCAAACAGGCACCGAACAATAACGCTGTTCCATTAACAATCTTGTGGCGTTGACAGAACTCCGCTCGGGAGATCGGACTTGTATGGGGAGGCGTGCGGCTGTGCAATTTTAAAACCTAGTAAGTaacattttctaaaaaaaaaaaaacaatcgtgTTTATAGAGTACGGTTCTTTTTTAGAATTAGAACTTGTTTtctaaagtataataatataagtaaaccaATGAATATACAAACAGATCTTCCATATCTATAATATCAGTAATTATATAgttctttattaatattctaGATAAAACTGCGGTTACGTTCGagaaaatattattcataaataattaaaaataaaacagaaaatacACATTACAAATTGACtctgatattataaacgcgacatTAACAGATCTAGGTACGTCCTACACACTTTTGAGCTTCCCTTCTAAAATTTGATTAATGTCAGATGCTACGTTTTGAAATAGCACAGCCGTGTAGTTCTAGTGGATTTTACATTCGGTCTGTGATGAGTCTGGGAATGAGTGTGTTTGTGCTACGagcaaattgaattttttttaaataaatatttgtaggaATTAGTGTTATTTTAATGGTTTCACTTATATCTTTTGTAAGTTGTTAAAACCACATTTTTTAGCTTTTATGACCAGTTTAGTGGCAGTTCCTAAGTCACAATGGAAACGTCTCTTTACTTATAACATTAGCCTAtgaaatattattgaatatCACAACAGAATTGAAATTCGGAAAGTCGAGATCTAAAGACTTGTAAATATGActtcttatttttgtttgttttgtactCACATTATTATCAGAAGTATAGATTGTTGAATATgaaggaaatatattttatatattgtcagtattgattatttattacgaTAGTAATATTGTTCCATATTTTctgtataattgtatatcattattattttgataacgTTTGCAAGTGTTTCATACATTGTAATAGTATTTGCAAACTTTTCACCATTTGTAtgtattgtcaaaaattttGTTGTctcatatttttgttttatggtTCATAAATGCAATTACATTTTTGAAacggaataaaatatttgtatcattattgttttgttttatttcatatacATTCTACTCTACGAGTCAGATCATGAAAAGGTAgatagttaggtacctacttcctTTTACAAGCTACAAAATCTACGTAAAAGTCCATCTAAATTATTtgattcactagcggacgctcacGATATTGTCCATGAGAAAATCAACGTTTTACTTCGATATTGTACTTGAAATAGGTACAGTAAGTTGTCCTTAAAATATACCCAGATATAAATCCATTGAGAACTTTCCTGATTGCAGGGAAAAGTCTCCCACCATCTCGATCAATCTAAAATTGTAGGGCATTAGTTGACCTTTGGTAGGTACTAAGtacatttgtatattttaatagagtTCAGTGACATTATGGCATTGATTAAGTCGCCTTTGCGGTTGCCGTGAACTACGTCTATAccttgtattattataatactaacggacgccggcgacttcgtccgtccttagaccgctttaatccagcccttacagtaatatcgctgtaaaaatggagtaacttctcctgttttcccaacatcactgctctgcttctatcgTAGCGTGATCaaaattatactataacctgccttaGTTTAAGTTTCCTTAAAATATGTCGAGtaggtactttttgtttctataacgatcaTACAGaccgacaaaaattttactgattgcatttttggcatcagtatcgatcactaatcaccccctgatggTTATTTTGGAAACATGTTGCATGTACAGAATTTATATTCTctataagatttattataagtatatctaGATATTATGTAAAGTAGCTGACCCGGTAATCGATGTTCTGATATACGGTCGTACAAAATACGCTATTAAAAAATGGGGGTAGCAGAGTAGAAATACTTTAATctaccaaaaacaaaaaaaaaatgtatttcacgCGGTCGAGTCGTTTTCGTCTCTCGCCTCGCCGGTGAACACCGTACTTCAGTTGAAAAGAAAACTACCATttctacaattattttttattaggttatCACTGTACACCTCGGCTTAGCGttatacacataatatataGACATTACTAtagtttaaaatgaaaatttttcatatcacaaatagataaatataggTTCATATGAATATTCAAAAGCAAACACGAAAAATAAGATATGTGCTTATAAATACTTCAAATAAACTTAATATGAGCGCTATTCACATTATTAGAGCAATTTTAATCTAGGcccacagaatagagaatgatacagaatgagtcttaaCAAGCAGCGCAGTGGAGCcgggtgaaacccataaaaaacaaacgtcacgcgtgcgactccttgacatccgcataatgTTGCTATCTAccctatacaaactttttcataatttgtatttcacttACAAAAATAGGGTAgatgactcatatcaaatttaatatgaacaatattaatttcgcataatACAGGgtataagggtccgaaatatatcgatattgattaataaaagttaaggagttttattaattaatatcgatttttcaaattttctaaacgtcaaaaacgctgtcgtacATTTTGTGACGACACAAAGTTACTTGATGTAGATAGTGACGtcttgaaacagttgaaatatagactgtcatggcctgCGTTTTGGCTcctattgtcaaaaacatatttaaaaactaaaattttcatgttatcACATctcaaaatatatgaaaataaaaatttaatacgaacgataataaaatatttaagactattaaaaaagtgtcaactagcctattacataaataaataccacaatagactaataataatcaaggagtacctacaaaaatactccatctttttgaatagtttttaaaatatttaaaaacatgaagacgccatttttcttgaataatattgaaaattactgatgcgacgctttgtatcgtactgactcgagaatgtattagtgtttgaatttgtatttggaatggctgcatcactgacgtgttccgtgcgctctatctgcccaTTATTCTTTCATCTGTGTCTAGGTCAAAATAAATTGATCTCTGATAACGTGGTTGACTGAAAATACTTACATTGTGCTACTCTGAAAAGCAAGCTTATCTGCAGTTTTATCCGTATCCGTTAGTATACGGGAACATAAATGTTCAGTCATAAATGTAACTTATCTACATCTGTTAATATACAGATTTAATTTTGCTTTTCTAATtccttgtagataataaaaataattaattatcgaGGAATTTCAAGTAAAGTAGGCATTTCATATtaatttgaaagaaaaacatgtAGGAAGTATGgtcatacataaatattttatggatattttactaaacaatatttttgaattattagtTTTCAAGgaaaaaagcttattttataattgaagTCAGGATATTTGAAAtctatgaaatttttttttatcgatttCTTGACATCTGATACCTCTTACTCAGTAGAATCAGATAATTTAAACTGTTGCAAAAAAACCGTTAAGCATGctcatttctttcttttgtatgTATTGATCTTTTCCTTTTAGAATTTATTAATGCTTATTAAAGTGTCTCAAGATatcataaatttttaaagtaCTGCATCagtata
Proteins encoded:
- the LOC112050046 gene encoding protein Mo25 gives rise to the protein MPLFGKSQKSPAELVRSLKDAVTALERGDKKAEKAQEDVSKNLVLIKNMLYGTSDTEPQTDIIVAQLAQELYNTNLLLLLIQNLNRIDFEGKKDVAQVFNNVLRRQIGTRSPTVEYICTKPEILFTLMSGYEHQEIASNCGTMLRECARYEALAKIMLYSDDFYNFFRYVEVSTFDIASDAFSTFKELLTRHKMLCAEFLEANYDKVFSHYQRLLNSENYVTRRQSLKLLGELLLDRHNFSIMTRYITNPDNLKLMMNMLKEKSRNIQFEAFHVFKVFVANPNKPKPILDILLRNQDKLVDFLTKFHTDRSEDEQFNDEKAYLIKQIKELKPLEH